From one Asterias amurensis chromosome 14, ASM3211899v1 genomic stretch:
- the LOC139947461 gene encoding retinoschisin-like: protein MDVLNSLVFLLLEMFLEVSASFSVSGLYRGVWYQPVEHYALLGQSFMNISGISAVRCSVRCLSHHGCFSFNYDHANQVCQMNNASAEHVCDNFQGMPQFSYYDATAKPMTCQNNFVSGNGKYAHVEACGDIEKLGLEDGSIPDESLSASSNWEGRGNSTTTGGRLNKTPPSNLIIGAWCPMVPDTNQWIQVNLGNPTYVTGVLTQGRYNVAAQWVTKYKVQFEPPSPACLVDVKEQLGQTQIFNGNTDQNSIVERRFFKPVLAVKIRIVPVEWEWFIALRFELLGCK, encoded by the exons ATGGATGTTTTGAATAGTTTGGTTTTTCTCTTgcttgagatgtttcttgaggTTTCAGCGTCTTTTAGTGTGAGTGGTCTTTACCGAGGGGTCTGGTACCAGCCGGTAGAGCACTACGCCCTACTAGGCCAGTCCTTCATGAATATATCAGGCATCTCTGCCGTCAGATGTTCAGTTCGGTGTCTCAGCCATCATGGATGTTTCTCTTTCAACTACGATCACGCCAATCAAGTGTGTCAGATGAACAACGCCAGTGCTGAGCACGTCTGTGACAACTTTCAAGGAATGCCGCAGTTTTCGTATTACGACGCAACTGCAAAACCAATGACCTGCCAG AATAACTTTGTTTCTGGCAATGGAAAGTACGCTCATGTGGAGGCCTGTGGGGATATTG AGAAACTCGGTCTTGAGGATGGTTCGATCCCCGATGAGAGCCTCTCCGCATCAAGTAACTGGGAAGGCAGAGGTAACAGTACAACAACTGGTGGCCGTCTCAACAAGACACCGCCAAGTAACCTTATCATAGGAGCATGGTGTCCTATGGTACCGGATACCAACCAGTGGATACAGGTGAATTTAGGCAACCCGACCTACGTCACTGGGGTACTCACACAAGGGCGTTATAATGTAGCTGCTCAGTGGGTGACAAAGTACAAAGTGCAGTTCGAACCGCCCTCACCGGCATGTCTTGTTGATGTGAAGGAACAACTTGGTCAAACTCAG ATATTCAATGGCAACACCGATCAGAACAGCATCGTGGAGAGGCGCTTCTTCAAGCCCGTCTTGGCGGTCAAGATTCGCATCGTGCCCGTTGAGTGGGAGTGGTTCATCGCGCTGCGTTTTGAGCTGCTTGGCTGTAAATAA